One region of Paucibacter aquatile genomic DNA includes:
- a CDS encoding MBL fold metallo-hydrolase — protein sequence MNLTRASILKRLRPCSLTVLVLACAAASFPARVVAQEKPAHEQQARLPRVSEALQLDMQTERLVGEQARNPAEAVLRVPLRQQLLLDPQGRYRLETDSVYPGPIRFQFLELGLPEGISTVDLLKWRQGLAISRLPAAVARERWADHEFLVPAWLLQRLSAVRGEPAADGSLAFTDAAGRPARLALDGASGRVLWARSAGRRYEYSDYETLAGGLQQPRRISEQRGEAPAWVWQVQAVAAPNTKPAAYALPAGYSDAPADAAGLRATPLGGGSYRVDGLSSGYHSSFSIGSQGIAVFDAPVSPAEAASVRALIEQLAPGRKVSHVVLSHAHRDHIAGLPAYQADAPQVLVGPEARQALRRQLGSAWAAWDERVQELQGPHTLDLGDRRVQLWPLASRHASDMVVAYDSQSRALFQGDLFYIPELGPVPPAFATGQELLDLIQAQKLDPAWIVGVHGRSGTLAELRQALALRAQGIRQQGQGFGAP from the coding sequence ATGAATCTCACCCGCGCTTCCATCCTGAAACGGCTTCGGCCCTGCAGCCTGACGGTGCTGGTGCTCGCCTGTGCCGCTGCCAGCTTCCCTGCCCGCGTGGTGGCCCAGGAGAAGCCGGCCCATGAACAGCAAGCCCGGCTGCCCCGGGTGAGCGAAGCATTGCAGCTGGACATGCAGACCGAACGCCTGGTGGGCGAACAGGCCCGCAACCCGGCGGAGGCTGTGTTGCGCGTGCCGCTGCGGCAACAGCTCCTGCTCGACCCGCAGGGCCGCTACCGGCTGGAGACCGACAGCGTCTACCCCGGCCCGATCCGGTTTCAGTTTCTCGAGCTCGGCCTGCCCGAGGGCATCAGCACGGTCGACCTCCTGAAGTGGCGGCAAGGCCTGGCCATTTCGCGCCTGCCTGCTGCGGTCGCCCGCGAGCGCTGGGCCGATCACGAGTTTCTGGTCCCGGCCTGGCTGCTTCAGCGCTTGAGCGCGGTGCGCGGCGAGCCGGCCGCTGACGGCAGTCTGGCCTTCACGGACGCTGCCGGTCGGCCGGCACGGCTGGCCCTGGACGGCGCCAGTGGCCGGGTGCTCTGGGCCCGCAGCGCGGGGCGGCGCTATGAGTACAGCGACTACGAAACCCTGGCCGGCGGGCTGCAGCAGCCGCGCCGCATCAGCGAGCAGCGCGGCGAGGCGCCGGCCTGGGTCTGGCAGGTCCAGGCCGTGGCGGCGCCCAACACCAAGCCGGCGGCCTACGCCCTGCCGGCCGGCTACAGCGACGCGCCCGCCGATGCAGCGGGCCTGCGTGCCACACCGCTCGGTGGCGGCAGCTACCGGGTCGATGGCTTGAGCAGCGGGTATCACAGCAGTTTCAGCATCGGCAGCCAGGGCATCGCTGTCTTCGACGCGCCGGTCAGTCCGGCCGAGGCGGCCTCGGTTCGCGCGCTGATCGAACAGCTGGCGCCCGGGCGCAAGGTCAGCCATGTGGTGCTCTCCCATGCCCACCGCGACCACATCGCCGGGCTGCCGGCCTATCAGGCCGATGCACCACAGGTGCTGGTCGGCCCCGAGGCGCGCCAGGCTTTGCGGCGCCAGCTGGGCAGCGCCTGGGCCGCCTGGGACGAGCGCGTACAGGAACTGCAGGGCCCGCACACGCTCGATCTGGGCGATCGCCGCGTGCAGCTCTGGCCCCTGGCCAGCCGCCATGCCAGCGATATGGTGGTCGCCTACGACAGCCAGTCTCGGGCCTTGTTTCAGGGCGATCTGTTCTACATCCCCGAGCTCGGCCCGGTGCCTCCGGCCTTCGCCACGGGCCAGGAGCTGCTGGACCTGATTCAGGCCCAGAAGCTGGATCCGGCCTGGATCGTCGGCGTGCACGGCCGCTCGGGCACCCTGGCCGAGCTGCGCCAGGCCTTGGCGCTGCGCGCGCAGGGCATTCGTCAGCAAGGGCAGGGGTTCGGGGCGCCTTGA
- a CDS encoding DUF3667 domain-containing protein: MTTASAEPVAADPRGDTCPNCQQTLPDPQPAYCPACGQETALRVPTLADFAKEYGGHLLATEGALWRTMRGLLRPGHLTLAYLAGQRRRYLTPLRLFLSICLLCVGLVHWVRPAHEKPTDQVSFVHAKIGVKDGRFVCESLPAERCVYWQRRISADPELLKDLEQARRSNNQMTRQAVFLAMPPSLALLLLLVYWPRKQAFGLHMVASLHLHSFMLPLITAQVLLARWFPGVAWISGGSLAAVVLAFSAVTLQRIYQGRPWLTGVKLAGVYVAYISVFALWTGLAANWNLQRILM; this comes from the coding sequence ATGACGACCGCAAGCGCCGAACCCGTGGCTGCCGACCCGCGCGGCGACACCTGCCCGAATTGCCAGCAGACCCTGCCCGATCCTCAACCGGCGTATTGCCCGGCCTGCGGTCAGGAGACCGCGCTACGCGTGCCTACGCTGGCGGACTTCGCCAAGGAGTACGGGGGGCACCTGCTGGCGACGGAAGGTGCCTTGTGGCGCACGATGCGCGGCCTGCTTCGCCCCGGCCATTTGACCTTGGCCTACCTGGCCGGGCAAAGGCGGCGCTACCTCACACCGCTGCGTCTGTTCCTGAGCATCTGCCTGCTTTGCGTGGGGCTGGTGCATTGGGTTCGGCCAGCCCATGAGAAACCGACCGATCAAGTGTCCTTCGTCCATGCCAAGATCGGCGTGAAGGACGGGCGCTTCGTTTGCGAAAGCCTGCCTGCCGAGCGTTGTGTCTATTGGCAGCGGCGGATCTCGGCCGACCCCGAGCTGCTGAAGGATCTGGAGCAGGCTCGCAGAAGCAACAACCAGATGACTCGCCAGGCCGTGTTCCTGGCCATGCCGCCGTCCTTGGCGCTGCTCCTGCTGCTGGTGTACTGGCCACGCAAGCAGGCTTTTGGCCTGCACATGGTCGCCTCACTTCATCTGCACAGCTTCATGCTGCCCCTGATCACGGCCCAGGTGCTGCTGGCGCGCTGGTTTCCAGGTGTGGCCTGGATCAGCGGGGGCTCACTGGCGGCCGTGGTGCTGGCCTTCAGCGCGGTGACGCTGCAGCGCATCTACCAGGGCAGGCCATGGCTGACGGGCGTAAAGCTCGCAGGTGTCTACGTCGCCTACATCTCGGTGTTCGCGCTGTGGACGGGCCTTGCCGCGAACTGGAACCTGCAGCGGATTCTGATGTGA